The proteins below come from a single Papaver somniferum cultivar HN1 chromosome 11, ASM357369v1, whole genome shotgun sequence genomic window:
- the LOC113323906 gene encoding uncharacterized protein LOC113323906, translating into MDGFTSSQKQTLYTPARRVSSGGSHKDLWFVTRQGSLAEVDSALALLKKNGGYVDSRNMSGLTPLHIATWRNHIPIVKRLLAAGADPDARDGESGWSSLHRALHFGHLAVASILLQSGASLTVEDSKSRTPVDLLSGPVSQVVGSERNSVSMEVFSWGSGTNYQLGTGNAHIQKLPCKVDALQGSYIKMVSAAKFHSVAIGARGEVYTWGFGRGGRLGHPDFDIHSGQAAIITPRQVTSGLGSRRVTAIAAAKHHTVAATEGGEVFTWGSNREGQLGYTSVDSQPTPRRVSALRGKIVSVAAANKHTAVVSDCGEVFTWGCNKEGQLGYGTSNSASNYTPRLVEYLKGKVFVGVAAAKYHTIVLGADGEVFTWGHRLVTPRRVVIARYIKKSGAAQLKFHRVERLHVVAVVAGMVHSMALTDDGALFYWISSDPDLTCRQLYSMCAKNMVSISAGKYWTAAVTTTGDIYMWDGKKSKTEPPIATRLQGVKRATSVSVGETHLLIVSALYHPIYDPKSGENPPNLKLKNAEESEEFDEDSIFNCMETDKVDIISQYDDSCSKVVPSLKSLCEKVAAEALVEPKNSVQLLEIADSLEAEDLRKHCEDMVIRNLDYIFTVSAQSIASASPDILANLEKSLDLKSSEPWSYRRLPTPTATFPAIINSEEEDSDSEYLRVRNSQTKSILRICGDKKVECFLQPSDAADQAIAKQVRTLRKKLQQIDMLEAKQSNGHQLDDQQIAKIQARFALESSLTELGVPVETDGKSPPPVVDGKGTKKMETSKKLRKKSKQKATQLEIASSVKYEDAVKEEPSPVKGFLEIDTTQVSGQKVGHEMFEETASHQVLEESSFCSPKKCIPNTQKKTLTSAGSKKKKKGGLSMFLSGALDDAPRDVAPPPPPKSEGPAWGGAKIPSGSASLRDIQSEQSKKLEAQRSRKLMDQSVDHAEGKSSGSIRLGSFLPARGVSSPIAMASSRASAVSEGEKGNPPWTAVGVSQSSPVSSRPSLRDIQMQQEKRHQQNLSQSPKTSTTGFTIAPTQGSPSDSSGGMNRWFKPEINSTSSIRSIQIEEKAIKDLKRFYSSVKIKSQNQVV; encoded by the exons ATGGATGGTTTCACTTCGAGCCAAAAACAAACCTTGTACACGCCAGCACGTAGAGTATCTTCTGGAGGGTCACATAAGGATCTATGGTTTGTTACCAGGCAAGGATCCTTGGCTGAAGTAGATTCTGCTTTGGCACTATTGAAGAAGAATGGTGGATATGTTGATTCAAGGAATATGTCTGGCCTTACCCCACTTCATATTGCGACTTGGAGAAACCACATTCCCATCGTGAAGAGGCTACTTGCAGCTGGTGCTGATCCTGATGCCAGG GATGGAGAGTCTGGATGGAGTAGTCTACACAGAGCTCTTCACTTTGGCCATCTCGCTGTGGCGAGTATTCTTCTCCAATCTGGTGCTTCTCTTACAGTGGAGGACTCTAAAAGTCGAACACCTGTTGATCTCCTATCTGGGCCTGTCTCGCAGGTAGTTGGGAGTGAGCGTAATTCAG TTTCCATGGAGGTCTTCAGTTGGGGAAGTGGTACAAACTATCAACTTGGAACTGGAAATGCTCACATACAGAAGCTGCCATGCAAAGTCGATGCACTTCAAGGATCATACATTAAGATGGTTTCTGCTGCGAAGTTTCATAGTGTTGCAATTGGTGCTCGTGGAGAAGTGTACACTTGGGGATTTGGAAGAGGGGGTCGTCTTGGACACCCAGACTTTGATATACACAG TGGTCAAGCTGCTATAATTACCCCTCGGCAGGTCACTTCCGGTTTAGGATCACGCCGAGTTACTGCAATTGCAGCTGCTAAACATCACACTGTCGCTGCAACAGAGGGTGGAGAAGTTTTCACTTGGGGTTCCAATAGAG AGGGTCAGCTTGGTTATACTTCTGTGGATAGCCAACCCACACCACGTCGTGTGAGTGCCCTTAGGGGGAAAATAGTTTCTGTGGCAGCAGCCAACAAACACACTGCTGTGGTTTCTGACTGCGGAGAGGTTTTCACATGGGGTTGCAACAAGGAGGGTCAGCTTGGGTATGGTACCTCCAACTCAGCTTCTAATTATACTCCAAGGTTAGTGGAGTACTTGAAGGGGAAAGTTTTTGTTGGAGTTGCGGCTGCAAAGTATCACACAATTGTATTAGGAGCAGATGGAGAG GTATTTACTTGGGGTCACCGGCTTGTAACACCAAGACGGGTGGTAATTGCAAGATATATTAAAAAGAGTGGTGCTGCACAACTGAAGTTCCACCGTGTGGAACGACTTCACGTGGTTGCAGTAGTTGCTGGGATGGTACATAGCATGGCTCTCACAGATGATGGTGCATTATTTTATTGGATTTCATCTGATCCTGATCTTACATGTCGACAG TTATATTCTATGTGCGCTAAGAATATGGTGAGCATTTCAGCGGGGAAGTACTGGACTGCTGCAGTTACAACGACAGGCGATATTTATATGTGGGATGGGAAGAAAAGTAAGACCGAGCCTCCTATTGCTACCCGACTACAGGGAGTGAAGCGTGCTACCTCAGTTTCAGTTGGTGAAACGCATCTGTTGATAGTTTCTGCTCTTTACCATCCCATTTACGATCCTAAATCAGGGGAGAATCCTCCGAATCTTAAGTTAAAGAACGCCGAAGAGTCTGAAGAGTTTGACGAAGATAGCATATTTAACTGTATGGAAACTGATAAAGTTGATATTATTTCCCAATATGATGATTCATGTAGCAAGGTGGTTCCAAGTTTGAAAAGCCTATGCGAAAAAGTAGCAGCTGAAGCCCTGGTAGAACCAAAAAATTCAGTACAGCTACTTGAAATTGCAGATTCTCTTGAAGCTGAAGATCTGAGGAAGCATTGTGAG GATATGGTTATTCGCAACCTGGACTACATATTTACTGTTTCAGCTCAGTCTATTGCAAGTGCTTCACCTGATATTCTAGCTAATCTAGAAAAATCACTGGATCTGAAGTCTTCTGAACCATGGAGTTACCGCAGGCTCCCAACTCCTACAGCAACATTCCCAGCCATTATTAATAGTGAAGAAGAGGATAGCGATAGTGAATATCTAAGGGTCCGTAACAGTCAAACAAAATCCATCTTAAGGATCTGTGGAGACAAGAAAGTGGAATGTTTTCTACAACCCAGTGATGCTGCTGATCAAGCAATTGCCAAACAAGTTAGAACTTTGCGGAAGAAGTTGCAGCAGATTGACATGCTTGAAGCTAAACAGTCTAATGGTCATCAGCTCGATGATCAGCAAATTGCAAAGATTCAAGCTAGATTTGCTCTTGAGAGCTCACTTACAGAGCTTGGCGTTCCTGTTGAGACAGATGGAAAATCTCCTCCCCCGGTCGTTGATGGGAAAGGTACTAAGAAAATGGAGACATCTAAAAAGCTGCGGAAAAAGAGCAAACAAAAGGCAACACAGTTGGAAATTGCCTCCTCTGTCAAGTATGAAGATGCTGTAAAAGAAGAACCAAGTCCAGTAAAGGGTTTTTTGGAGATTGATACCACACAAGTCTCTGGTCAAAAG GTGGGGCACGAGATGTTTGAAGAAACTGCCAGCCACCAGGTTTTGGAAGAATCATCATTCTGTAGTCCCAAGAAATGCATACCTAATACCCAGAAGAAGACATTAACATCAGCTGggtcaaagaaaaagaagaaaggtgGTCTGTCCATGTTCTTAAGTGGTGCCCTTGATGATGCACCAAGAGATGTTGCTCCGCCGCCACCACCCAAAAGTGAAGGCCCAGCATGGGGTGGAGCTAAGATACCTTCAGGATCAGCCTCTCTTCGTGATATTCAGTCCGAGCAGAGCAAGAAATTGGAGGCTCAGCGAAGTAGGAAGTTGATGGATCAGTCGGTGGACCATGCTGAGGGAAAGAGTAGCGGGTCGATACGGTTGGGTTCATTTTTGCCTGCAAGGGGAGTGTCCAGCCCAATTGCCATGGCATCATCCCGAGCATCTGCAGTTTCTGAAGGAGAGAAGGGTAACCCTCCTTGGACTGCTGTGGGGGTTTCCCAGTCTTCTCCTGTTTCTTCTCGTCCATCTCTGCGAGACATTCAGATGCAGCAG gagaaGCGTCATCAGCAGAATCTTTCTCAAAGCCCTAAGACGAGCACAACTGGATTCACAATTGCGCCTACCCAGGGTTCACCATCTGATTCAAGTGGGGGAATGAACCGCTGGTTCAAACCAGAAATTAACTCCACTTCATCAATTCGTTCAATTCAGATAGAAGAAAAAGCGATTAAGGACCTCAAACGTTTCTACAGCAGTGTTAAGATAAAAAGCCAGAACCAAGTCGTTTAA